A segment of the Symmachiella macrocystis genome:
CTGGAACGGCGATGGCCGGCAGGATGTGATCCTCAATAGTTCTTTGGGCGACTACATGTTGCTGTTGCAAGAGGAATCCACGTCCGACGGCCAACCGGTCTTTTCCGCCCCCAAGACGATGTATGGCGACGGCATTCAACTCCACTTGGCATGGCGCAACCAACCGGCAGTCACGGACTGGGGAACCGACGGCCCGCTCTGCTTGATTGCGTTGGATGAGAAAAACTTGCTCCGTCAATTCTGGCGCGTCGACGATCAAAACGTCGATCGCGGTGAATTGTTGACCTTTGAAGATGGTTCGCCGATCCCCGCCAACGTCGACGAAGCAGCCGGGCAGACCGGTCGTGCCAAACTGGTGGCCCATGACTGGGACGGCGATGGCGATGTCGATCTGTTGCTCGGAACGTCACGCGGCCTGTCGTTTCCAGCGTCGAAGTCGTTCCATTTGCCCAGCGATTATGGCGACGATCGCGCCGCTTCGATTTTGTTTCTGCGCAACGTCGGTGACAATACTCACCCACAATTCGAGTACATCCAACAGTTGGCCTTTGACGGTGAACGGATCAAGCTGGGGATTCACTCCTGCTCCCCGATCCCGCTCGACGTCGGCCGCGGCAAGATCGATTTGTTGTGCGGTGAAGAGCAAGGTTCGATCCGCTACTATCCCCGCGAATTGTTGACAGTCATTGGCCACAAAGAGTAGTCCGCGAAAACAGCTTCTCGGTATTTTTCCAAGCCGTCGGAAATCGTAGTGAATTTCCGCCGACTTGTTGCGTGAATTGCTGCGGAAAAAATCGGGACGACGCTTGTTTTCTGCACTAAAAAGATGGCTAATGGAAATTGACCTCAACGATTTCATAGCGCTATGTGTAACGCACGATATTGACCGTTGGGGGGCGAATTCCTTGTTGGTTCACTTCATGGCGGTGCAGCGCCGTCTCGTACGTTCATCCGGAGAGTGACTCATGCGTCCTGATCAGTCCCGTGACAGCCACACGAACGATATCCACACAACAGCTTGCGTCCGGCATGCGGGAGTCGATCGGCGACTGTTTCTTTCCGCCGCCACGGCAGCGGCCGCCACGGCCATGCTTCCGAATTTTGCCCATGCCGCCCCGGAGAAAAAATGGCGAGTGGGTGTCATTGGACACACCGGCGCGGGAAATTACGGTCACGGTTTGGATACCGTCTGGCTGAGCCTACCGGAAACCGAGATTGTCGGCTTGGCCGATGCCAACGACAAAGGCCGTGCTGCTTGCAATCGCAAAATCGGCATGGTGCCGGATTTCGCCGACTACCGTGAGATGCTCAAACAGACGCAACCCAACATCGTCGCAGTCAGCCCACGGCATCTTCACGAACACCACGACATGATTCTTGCCGCGATCGATGCCGGCGCGCAGGGCATTTATTGCGAGAAGCCATTCTGCCGTACCCCGCAGGAAGCGGATGAAATCGTGGCAGCCTGCGAAAAGTCCGGAACGCGTTTGGGGCTAGCGCATCGCAATCGCTATCACCCGGCTGTTCCGGTGGCAATGGCCGCTCTGAAGGAGGGAGTGATCGGCGATTTGTTGGAGATTCGTTGCCGAGGAAAAGAGGACCACCGCGGTGGAGCACAGGACATTTGGGTCTTGGGCACGCATCTGTTGGATTTGGCTCATTATTACGGCGGAAACGCCACCGCCTGTTCGGCGGTGCTGTTAAATGGGACGCGGCCGGTTACGAAGGAGGATGTTGTCGAAGGTGGCGAAGGGCTGGGGCCGTTGGCCGGGGATCGACTGTTTGCCCGTTACGAAATGGAAAGCGGGATCCCCTTGTATTTTGACTCGATCAAAAACCAAGGCGTGAAGGAAGCGAATTTTGGAGTGCAATTGATCGGGAACAAAGGGTTCATGGATTTCCGCATCGACATTGAACCGTTGGTGCACTTAGTGCCGGGTAACCCTTTCTTTCCCACGGACAAGGCGCGACCTTGGATTCCGATCAGCAGCGCTGGCATCGGCAAGCCCGAGCCGATTGAGAATCTCGGAAGACTGGTGTCGAAGCACATCCTGGCGACCCGCGATCTACTGGCCGCCGTTTCGGAAGACCGCCCCCCGCTCTCCAGTGCCGAAGATGGCCGCGCGATCGTGGAGATGATTCATGCGGCGTTTGCCTCGCACGTTAAAAACGGCGAGCGCGTACAATTGCCACTTGAATCACGCACGCATCCGTTGGCGGACCTGGCAGCCCAACCTTCTTGAGCGTCGCTATAGGGCTGGGCGATCCAGAAAAACCTATTCGCCCAAGAATTGCGAGATGCTCGCAAAGACTTAAGGCGTATCAATCGGCCCTGGTTTGGGCGGACGAATGAAGTGCACGAGCAGTGCCAGTCCCAAAAAGGCGGCCGCGCCGGCGACGCCGTACCATTGTGACTTGGACCAAATCGCCCAACCTGCGCCGAAGGCGGAGAGCGACAGGGCGATTAGCATGAGGACGTTCCAAAAGATACGTTTTCCGCCCTGTGGCAGATTACTACCCAGGATGCTGCGGCTATTCATCATCAAAAAGAACGTACCGTAGGCGATCGGTAGTAGGACCATCCCGAACACACTGGTCGGTACCGCCAGCCAAAACGCGGCTTTTCCGGACCAGACAAACGGACCCAGCACGCCGATAGCCGGCGCCAAGCACCCCAAACGGTGTGGCAGTCCCTCGGGGGGAAGTCCCAGAATTTCGCAGAATGTAAATCCAGAAATCAGCATCAGAATTGTGATCGTCGACAGCGCCATGCCCAGCACACCGAACCCGAAGACATAATTTGCGAAGTCTCGACCGATCAGCGGGGCCAGTGAATTCGCTAGATTGAAGGCGTCGCGTTTGACCAGCATCGCTGCCATCCGTTTGTCCGCTTCGGGCAGTGCATCGGCCAGTTTTTGTTTTTCGTCGTCGCTGAGATTGGCATAGTCGGCACCCGCTTGATTGCTAACGCGGGATTGCAGAATCCCTTGATAGGCGGACACTATTTTCGCCGGAGCCGTGACGCCCGATCCATCATCCAACAACCCCGCTGCCGGCTTGGCATGAAATTGACTGGCTGAGGCGATCACCACGCAGCCGGTGGCGATGATGAACGGAATCGCCATGCCGGTCGACAAATCGAAAACGGCCAAGCCACGAAAATGTTTGTCCCAGCCGCGACGCAACATAGAATACGGAAGGAGAAACGTCATGTTGATCCCCACAGCGGTCGCCACAGCGGTGATCATCACGTCGCGTTGCATCTCCACAATCATTTGTGACCAGAACTCAGAGGAGCTTCCCGTGGCGGCCAAAGCTTCATTAAACGTGGCTGCCGGTTGGCTCAACATATTGAGATTGGGAATGAAGCCAGCCATGATTTCGTCCCACGGCAAACCTTCGTCGCTGAGGCTGATTTTGATGACCACGCCAAAAAAGCAAATCACGATTGCGCCGACCAGCAAGCGCAACATGCCTTCGTAGAGTCGGATGCCCCAACTTCCGCTGTCGTAGAACCATGTAATGATGATGGCGATGGTCAACATCACAGCGCAGATGATGGCGATGTCCGTATCTGAGGTCATGCTGGGTAACAGGTTTTGAGTCACCGCCGCTGTGCCAAGGCTAAACTGCGGGAGACACCAAACGATGTTTGCGACCAGCGTAGCGATGGCCCACCCCCAGCCCAGTACCGGATTGATGTGATCGTTGATTGCCTGAAACGGTCGTTTGCCGGTGGAGAGGGTCACGTAGGAAATGGCGCTGAGCATAATCACGCCCATCACCATCGCCATGACTTGCAACCACATCAGGCTGTAACCGGCCAGCACTCCCAAATACAAACTGCCCGCCAGCGAACCACCCCCGAGTGTGATCGCCGATTGCAACCAACCGGGACCGGAGAGCCGCAGGTAGGTCCAAAGTTTTGCTCCGCTGCCTTTCTGAGCAGCTTCGATGAGCATCTGCCGTTCCGGGCTTTGTTGGGCATCTTCTAATTCAGTCGGCATGGTGTCTGTCTCTTTCCCGTCAGGCGGCGGCAGTCGTTAGTCGCTCAGCGACGCTGCAACACTCGATCGATCGGTGTTTCTATTCCTGTAAATCCGTGGCGACGAACTGCGCCACAGGAGGAATTCGTAGGCTTGAAGTTTTAAGACAGCCATCCTATCCCAAATCGACAATGCGAAACAACTCAACCGCGTTGCTGCACATTTTCGGGCGAATACGGAGCGGGTGCCGTTCCTGCAGAATCAAACTGACAACGGCGTCTTTTGAGATAGGGCGAACCTGCCAAATTCGCCTTGCCGGGGTTGGGACGCCTCATTATGATCCCCGCCCCTTATTCGCGAGCCGTTGCTCCAGGCTACCGAATTCCAACTCCGTCCGCTGACCGAGAATTCTGCGAGACTCTAGAAGTTGAAAACTCCACAGAAACAACAACACGACCGTGTTCTGCAATTGATCACCATCTGGTTCGTCATGGGTGCCGCGCTGCTGCTAGCGCTCACGTATTCCGGACCGGAAGTCGGCGAAGCATACATTGCCGACGCGGGACTTGTGCAGATGGGAACATTGGCGATTCTGATTGTGGCGACGATTTCAGCCGCGACGCTCGCGATTCGTTGTCCGCAAAATCGGGTGAACCTCGGTTTGTTAGCCTGTGGTTTGGCAATTTACGCCGGTCGCGAGCATGACCTGCATCGGTTGGAGTTTC
Coding sequences within it:
- a CDS encoding Gfo/Idh/MocA family protein, yielding MRPDQSRDSHTNDIHTTACVRHAGVDRRLFLSAATAAAATAMLPNFAHAAPEKKWRVGVIGHTGAGNYGHGLDTVWLSLPETEIVGLADANDKGRAACNRKIGMVPDFADYREMLKQTQPNIVAVSPRHLHEHHDMILAAIDAGAQGIYCEKPFCRTPQEADEIVAACEKSGTRLGLAHRNRYHPAVPVAMAALKEGVIGDLLEIRCRGKEDHRGGAQDIWVLGTHLLDLAHYYGGNATACSAVLLNGTRPVTKEDVVEGGEGLGPLAGDRLFARYEMESGIPLYFDSIKNQGVKEANFGVQLIGNKGFMDFRIDIEPLVHLVPGNPFFPTDKARPWIPISSAGIGKPEPIENLGRLVSKHILATRDLLAAVSEDRPPLSSAEDGRAIVEMIHAAFASHVKNGERVQLPLESRTHPLADLAAQPS
- a CDS encoding divalent metal cation transporter — its product is MPTELEDAQQSPERQMLIEAAQKGSGAKLWTYLRLSGPGWLQSAITLGGGSLAGSLYLGVLAGYSLMWLQVMAMVMGVIMLSAISYVTLSTGKRPFQAINDHINPVLGWGWAIATLVANIVWCLPQFSLGTAAVTQNLLPSMTSDTDIAIICAVMLTIAIIITWFYDSGSWGIRLYEGMLRLLVGAIVICFFGVVIKISLSDEGLPWDEIMAGFIPNLNMLSQPAATFNEALAATGSSSEFWSQMIVEMQRDVMITAVATAVGINMTFLLPYSMLRRGWDKHFRGLAVFDLSTGMAIPFIIATGCVVIASASQFHAKPAAGLLDDGSGVTAPAKIVSAYQGILQSRVSNQAGADYANLSDDEKQKLADALPEADKRMAAMLVKRDAFNLANSLAPLIGRDFANYVFGFGVLGMALSTITILMLISGFTFCEILGLPPEGLPHRLGCLAPAIGVLGPFVWSGKAAFWLAVPTSVFGMVLLPIAYGTFFLMMNSRSILGSNLPQGGKRIFWNVLMLIALSLSAFGAGWAIWSKSQWYGVAGAAAFLGLALLVHFIRPPKPGPIDTP